The Erpetoichthys calabaricus chromosome 5, fErpCal1.3, whole genome shotgun sequence genome has a segment encoding these proteins:
- the LOC114651695 gene encoding lysine-specific demethylase 3A-like isoform X2 — protein MCNKARPILVGKGFLCVSGDRHLKVEEIAKWDWKSGKIRAVSHKDISDQDLKVFVEFDNEDLEKRRWIKVYEPPMKVFLVEHTLTLATRKPSESSSDVLWPAVLFKPLVDTIGLVLIPVEYLILKDRSFLSQGTLQPLQGLDYLGLCVKGLEDLKKEVENWLRKQTAVQLLVQGEQNLTGFKVRVYSIESSDQWCTATVVHQDQANQIMEVQNEQLEKLNVDPSMVEVEVLSQNCDSYGTTDMKRKIQDTTAFLQAKKAKYTSEFSLQQCRDSVPGLKSIFEVSFIGQAFKLPESGKLVPSIPSHSQDVLLGNAASAPTSVGFRQQTTPPPAHSPPSIHADIPLGNTFLKESCFLKSVTKPNTDLTTACLFRTEPNKTQNPFEVAFGTFFGSFKADKPDILPPCMGSFLAVQPNPTNEPSSDFRAKATPGPLLSEELKQLLTTNFQTTKHSGLSSVPLVPSLRPAQFEMKNPVSQESWNQKSAQNVAQICMITDKKTQIANPSTWILNSIAPVKKNEKSLTSAVDEQKVRSFPTPVSTSVPVKSVLNDDVKVKRLQKTGESFLQDGPCISVAPHLHKCRECRVSNSRRRSDDSEVFCRFFHFRKLQFAKSGILREEGFLTPDKYDSEALKLWLPIARQVKGLDLDTAKYILANIGDHFCQLVMQEKDVIASIEPHKEIAWKRAVKGVRDMCDVCETTLFNIHWVCPKCGFGVCLDCYRIKKSRKNDGKRTDVFSWMKCMKGQQHEAENLMPTQIIPGTALYDIGDIVHSVRGRWGIKANCPCANRHKLSQKPTVKEEKQMNLPVTPVSSSLATRLHNLTDALTMPSTSYACTDASATFKSTAVQNLNPFSWINEIASQNLNKENKEKALQLPAVPSELRKNSLLSAFTTPLIKSSSTLQTFNSSILTPVTNNSGSLRSLLNGEKSNSGSKSTPKVLDDIFASIVQSKAITEANKKKESTEAPKPVILNPIVVSAEVPHIWLCDGRLLCLQDPTHKNNWNIFRECWKQGQPVIVSGMHHILNEEIWKPETFYHEFGEQEAELVNCRTSSVIAGATVGDFWHGFEDLSKRLKSRDGEAMVLKLKDWPPGDDFKDMMPSRFEDLMSKIPLPEYTRRDGKLNLASRLPEYFVRPDLGPKMYNAYGLITDEDRKYGTTNLHLDVSDAANIMVYVGIPKGEINHEKEVLQTIKDGDVDDLTLKRYIEGKEKPGALWHIYAARDTDKIRQLLIKVAEEQGQENPPDHDPIHDQSWYLDRPLRKRLFQEYGVQGWAIVQFLGDVVFIPAGAAHQVHNLYSCIKVAEDFVSPEHVKHCFRLTQEFRYLSNTHTNHEDKLQVKNVIYHAVKDAVGILKAHESSMSKT, from the exons ATGTGCAACAAAGCACGTCCTATCCTGGTGGGCAAAGGCTTTTTGTGTGTCTCCGGTGATCGGCACCTCAAAGTGGAAGAGATAGCCAAATGGGACTGGAAATCCGGAAAAATTCGAGCTGTCTCGCACAAAGATATCTCCGACCAAGACCTCAAG GTATTTGTTGAGTTTGACAATGAAGACCTAGAAAAAAGAAGATGGATTAAAGTCTATGAGCCACCAATGAAGGTTTTTCTTGTGGAACATACTTTAACATTAGCAACCAGGAAGCCTTCTGAAAGCTCCAGTGATGTGCTTTGGCCTGCAGTG ttGTTTAAACCACTTGTGGATACAATTGGGCTGGTCTTAATCCCTGTTGAGTACCTCATATTGAAAGACCGAAGTTTTCTTTCACAAGGGACCTTACAGCCACTTCAG ggtTTGGATTATTTAGGACTTTGTGTAAAAGGCCTGGAAGACCTTAAAAAGGAGGTTGAAAATTGGCTAAGAAAACAAACTGCTGTGCAACTTTTGGTGCAAG gtGAGCAGAACTTAACTGGCTTTAAAGTTAGAGTATATTCCATTGAATCTTCTGACCAGTGGTGTACTGCAACAGTTGTGCACCAAGATCAGGCAAATCAGATTATGGAAGTCCAGAATGAACAG CTTGAAAAACTGAATGTTGACCCATCCATGGTTGAAGTGGAAGTATTAAGCCAGAACTGTGACAGTTATG GAACCACTGATATGAAGAGAAAGATCCAAGATACCACTGCTTTCTTACAGGCAAAAAAAGCAAAGTATACTTCGGAGTTTTCATTGCAACAATGCAGAGATTCAGTTCCCGGACTAAAATCAATATTTGAAGTTTCATTTATTGGCCAAGCGTTTAAGCTACCTGAGTCTGGGAAA TTGGTGCCATCAATTCCTTCTCATAGTCAAGATGTATTACTTGGAAATGCTGCCTCTGCTCCTACCAGTGTAGGCTTTAGACAGCAGACCACACCCCCTCCAGCACACTCTCCTCCTAGCATTCACGCAGATATACCTCTTGG GAATACCTTCCTAAAGGAAAGCTGCTTTCTAAAGTCTGTGACTAAGCCAAACACTGACTTGACAACTGCCTGCTTGTTTCGCACTGAgccaaacaaaacacagaatccATTTGAAGTGGCATTTGGAACATTTTTTGGATCTTTCAAAGCAGACAAGCCTGACATTCTGCCACCATGTATGGGTAGTTTTTTGGCGGTGCAGCCTAATCCCACAAATGAGCCTTCCAGTGATTTCAGGGCTAAAGCAACCCCAGGCCCTCTACTCTCTGAGGAACTAAAACAATTACTCACTACAAATTTTCAAACCACTAAGCATTCTGGACTTTCTAGCGTACCACTTGTCCCCTCATTGCGGCCAGCTCAGTTTGAAATGAAGAACCCTGTAAGTCAAGAGTCATGGAATCAAAAATCAGCACAGAACGTGGCCCAGATTTGCATGATTACTGATAAGAAAACACAGATTGCTAACCCTAGCACTTGGATTTTAAACTCAATTGCTCCAGTCAAGAAGAACGAGAAGAGTCTTACTTCGGCTGTGGATGAACAAAAAGTCAGAAGTTTTCCCACACCTGTATCCACTAGTG TGCCAGTAAAGTCTGTCTTGAATGATGATGTTAAAGTTAAGAGACTTCAGAAGACTGGAGAAAGTTTTCTGCAGGATGGGCCATGCATTTCTGTTGCGCCTCATCTTCACAAGTGTCGAGAATGCCGTGTATCTAACTCCCGGAGAAGAAGTGATGACTCTGAAGTGTTTTGCCGGTTTTTCCATTTTCGAAA actTCAGTTTGCCAAATCCGGCATTCTGCGTGAAGAAGGATTCCTTACACCAGACAAATATGATTCCGAGGCACTTAAACTCTGGTTGCCTATAGCTCGTCAAGTTAAAGGTCTGGATCTGGACACTGCAAAATATATTTTGGCTAACATTGGGGATCATTTCTGTCAGTTGGTCATGCAAGAGAAAGATGTTATAGCATCAATAGAGCCACAta aAGAAATTGCATGGAAACGTGCTGTGAAAGGTGTCCGTGATATGTGTGATGTATGCGAAACAACTCTTTTCAATATCCATTGGGTTTGTCCAAAGTGTGGCTTTGGTGTGTGCCTTGATTGCTATAGGATAAAGAAGAGCAGAAAAAATGATG GTAAAAGGACAGATGTGTTCTCATGGATGAAATGTATGAAAGGCCAGCAGCATGAAGCAGAAAACCTCATGCCAACGCAAATTATTCCTggaacag cactgtATGATATTGGGGACATTGTTCACTCTGTAAGAGGAAGATGGGGAATAAAAGCCAACTGCCCATGTGCAAACAGACACAAGCTGAGTCAAAAGCCAActgtgaaagaagagaagcaaatG AATTTACCAGTAACTCCAGTGTCTTCTTCATTGGCAACTCGGCTACACAATCTAACTGATGCTCTTACAATGCCTTCTACAAGCTACGCATGTACAGATGCTTCTGCCACATTCAAAAGCACTGCTGTCCAGAACCTAAATCCTTTCAGCTGGATAAATGAAATTGCAAGTCagaatttaaacaaagaaaataaag AAAAAGCACTTCAGTTACCTGCTGTTCCAAGTGAGCTAAGAAAAAACAGCTTACTCTCTGCTTTCACCACTCCACTTATCAAGTCTTCATCAACACTCCAGACTTTCAACTCTTCTATTTTGACACCGGTTACAAATAACTCTGGCAGTCTAAGAAGCCTATTGAATGGAGAAAAG AGTAACAGTGGTTCTAAAAGTACACCAAAGGTTCTAGATGACATCTTTGCTTCTATAGTCCAAAGCAAAGCGATCACTGaagccaacaaaaaaaaagagtcgACCGAAGCTCCAAAGCCAGTCATTCTGAATCCCATTGTGGTGAGTGCAGAGGTACCCCACATTTGGCTCTGTGATGGTCGCCTACTTTGCCTGCAGGACCCTactcacaaaaataactggaacaTTTTCCGAGAATGCTGGAAACAAGGAcag cctGTTATTGTATCTGGCATGCACCATATATTAAATGAAGAAATATGGAAGCCAGAAACTTTCTACCATGAATTTGGAGAACAGGAGGCAGAGCTTGTCAACTGTCGAACTAGTTCAGTTATTGCTGGAGCAACAGTGGGAGACTTCTGGCATGGCTTTGAAGATTTATCAA agCGTCTTAAGTCAAGGGATGGTGAAGCTATGGTTTTAAAATTGAAAGATTGGCCTCCAGGGGATGATTTTAAAGATATGATGCCCTCTCG TTTTGAGGATCTTATGAGCAAAATACCCCTACCAGAATATACCAGAAGAGATGGGAAGTTGAACTTGGCATCTAGGCTTCCTGAATATTTTGTTCGCCCTGATTTGGGCCCAAAGATGTACAATGCATATG gttTAATAACTGACGAAGACAGAAAATACGGCACAACAAACCTTCATCTGGATGTGTCTGATGCAGCTAACATCATGGTCTATGTGGGAATCCCAAAAGGAGAAATTAATCATGAAAAAG AGGTTTTACAAACCATAAAAGATGGTGATGTTGATGATCTGACCTTAAAGCGCTATATAGAAGGGAAAGAGAAGCCTGGAGCCCTATGGCACATATATGCTGCAAGAGATACAGACAAAATTCGACAACTTCTCATAAAG GTTGCAGAGGAGCAAGGTCAAGAGAACCCCCCAGATCATGATCCAATTCATGATCAAAGCTGGTATCTTGACAGACCCCTACGAAAACGACTCTTTCAAGAATATGGTGTACAGGGCTGGGCTATTGTGCAGTTTCTAGGTGATGTTGTCTTTATACCAGCTGGAGCTGCTCATCAG GTGCATAACTTGTACAGTTGCATCAAAGTTGCTGAAGATTTTGTATCGCCAGAGCATGTAAAACACTGCTTCCGTCTTACTCAGGAATTTAGATACCTCTCTAATACTCACACCAACCATGAAGATAAACTTCAG GTGAAAAATGTTATCTATCATGCTGTGAAGGATGCTGTGGGAATTTTAAAAGCACACGAGTCAAGCATGAGCAAAACCTGA
- the LOC114651695 gene encoding lysine-specific demethylase 3A-like isoform X1: protein MCNKARPILVGKGFLCVSGDRHLKVEEIAKWDWKSGKIRAVSHKDISDQDLKVFVEFDNEDLEKRRWIKVYEPPMKVFLVEHTLTLATRKPSESSSDVLWPAVLFKPLVDTIGLVLIPVEYLILKDRSFLSQGTLQPLQGLDYLGLCVKGLEDLKKEVENWLRKQTAVQLLVQGEQNLTGFKVRVYSIESSDQWCTATVVHQDQANQIMEVQNEQLEKLNVDPSMVEVEVLSQNCDSYGTTDMKRKIQDTTAFLQAKKAKYTSEFSLQQCRDSVPGLKSIFEVSFIGQAFKLPESGKQLVPSIPSHSQDVLLGNAASAPTSVGFRQQTTPPPAHSPPSIHADIPLGNTFLKESCFLKSVTKPNTDLTTACLFRTEPNKTQNPFEVAFGTFFGSFKADKPDILPPCMGSFLAVQPNPTNEPSSDFRAKATPGPLLSEELKQLLTTNFQTTKHSGLSSVPLVPSLRPAQFEMKNPVSQESWNQKSAQNVAQICMITDKKTQIANPSTWILNSIAPVKKNEKSLTSAVDEQKVRSFPTPVSTSVPVKSVLNDDVKVKRLQKTGESFLQDGPCISVAPHLHKCRECRVSNSRRRSDDSEVFCRFFHFRKLQFAKSGILREEGFLTPDKYDSEALKLWLPIARQVKGLDLDTAKYILANIGDHFCQLVMQEKDVIASIEPHKEIAWKRAVKGVRDMCDVCETTLFNIHWVCPKCGFGVCLDCYRIKKSRKNDGKRTDVFSWMKCMKGQQHEAENLMPTQIIPGTALYDIGDIVHSVRGRWGIKANCPCANRHKLSQKPTVKEEKQMNLPVTPVSSSLATRLHNLTDALTMPSTSYACTDASATFKSTAVQNLNPFSWINEIASQNLNKENKEKALQLPAVPSELRKNSLLSAFTTPLIKSSSTLQTFNSSILTPVTNNSGSLRSLLNGEKSNSGSKSTPKVLDDIFASIVQSKAITEANKKKESTEAPKPVILNPIVVSAEVPHIWLCDGRLLCLQDPTHKNNWNIFRECWKQGQPVIVSGMHHILNEEIWKPETFYHEFGEQEAELVNCRTSSVIAGATVGDFWHGFEDLSKRLKSRDGEAMVLKLKDWPPGDDFKDMMPSRFEDLMSKIPLPEYTRRDGKLNLASRLPEYFVRPDLGPKMYNAYGLITDEDRKYGTTNLHLDVSDAANIMVYVGIPKGEINHEKEVLQTIKDGDVDDLTLKRYIEGKEKPGALWHIYAARDTDKIRQLLIKVAEEQGQENPPDHDPIHDQSWYLDRPLRKRLFQEYGVQGWAIVQFLGDVVFIPAGAAHQVHNLYSCIKVAEDFVSPEHVKHCFRLTQEFRYLSNTHTNHEDKLQVKNVIYHAVKDAVGILKAHESSMSKT, encoded by the exons ATGTGCAACAAAGCACGTCCTATCCTGGTGGGCAAAGGCTTTTTGTGTGTCTCCGGTGATCGGCACCTCAAAGTGGAAGAGATAGCCAAATGGGACTGGAAATCCGGAAAAATTCGAGCTGTCTCGCACAAAGATATCTCCGACCAAGACCTCAAG GTATTTGTTGAGTTTGACAATGAAGACCTAGAAAAAAGAAGATGGATTAAAGTCTATGAGCCACCAATGAAGGTTTTTCTTGTGGAACATACTTTAACATTAGCAACCAGGAAGCCTTCTGAAAGCTCCAGTGATGTGCTTTGGCCTGCAGTG ttGTTTAAACCACTTGTGGATACAATTGGGCTGGTCTTAATCCCTGTTGAGTACCTCATATTGAAAGACCGAAGTTTTCTTTCACAAGGGACCTTACAGCCACTTCAG ggtTTGGATTATTTAGGACTTTGTGTAAAAGGCCTGGAAGACCTTAAAAAGGAGGTTGAAAATTGGCTAAGAAAACAAACTGCTGTGCAACTTTTGGTGCAAG gtGAGCAGAACTTAACTGGCTTTAAAGTTAGAGTATATTCCATTGAATCTTCTGACCAGTGGTGTACTGCAACAGTTGTGCACCAAGATCAGGCAAATCAGATTATGGAAGTCCAGAATGAACAG CTTGAAAAACTGAATGTTGACCCATCCATGGTTGAAGTGGAAGTATTAAGCCAGAACTGTGACAGTTATG GAACCACTGATATGAAGAGAAAGATCCAAGATACCACTGCTTTCTTACAGGCAAAAAAAGCAAAGTATACTTCGGAGTTTTCATTGCAACAATGCAGAGATTCAGTTCCCGGACTAAAATCAATATTTGAAGTTTCATTTATTGGCCAAGCGTTTAAGCTACCTGAGTCTGGGAAA CAGTTGGTGCCATCAATTCCTTCTCATAGTCAAGATGTATTACTTGGAAATGCTGCCTCTGCTCCTACCAGTGTAGGCTTTAGACAGCAGACCACACCCCCTCCAGCACACTCTCCTCCTAGCATTCACGCAGATATACCTCTTGG GAATACCTTCCTAAAGGAAAGCTGCTTTCTAAAGTCTGTGACTAAGCCAAACACTGACTTGACAACTGCCTGCTTGTTTCGCACTGAgccaaacaaaacacagaatccATTTGAAGTGGCATTTGGAACATTTTTTGGATCTTTCAAAGCAGACAAGCCTGACATTCTGCCACCATGTATGGGTAGTTTTTTGGCGGTGCAGCCTAATCCCACAAATGAGCCTTCCAGTGATTTCAGGGCTAAAGCAACCCCAGGCCCTCTACTCTCTGAGGAACTAAAACAATTACTCACTACAAATTTTCAAACCACTAAGCATTCTGGACTTTCTAGCGTACCACTTGTCCCCTCATTGCGGCCAGCTCAGTTTGAAATGAAGAACCCTGTAAGTCAAGAGTCATGGAATCAAAAATCAGCACAGAACGTGGCCCAGATTTGCATGATTACTGATAAGAAAACACAGATTGCTAACCCTAGCACTTGGATTTTAAACTCAATTGCTCCAGTCAAGAAGAACGAGAAGAGTCTTACTTCGGCTGTGGATGAACAAAAAGTCAGAAGTTTTCCCACACCTGTATCCACTAGTG TGCCAGTAAAGTCTGTCTTGAATGATGATGTTAAAGTTAAGAGACTTCAGAAGACTGGAGAAAGTTTTCTGCAGGATGGGCCATGCATTTCTGTTGCGCCTCATCTTCACAAGTGTCGAGAATGCCGTGTATCTAACTCCCGGAGAAGAAGTGATGACTCTGAAGTGTTTTGCCGGTTTTTCCATTTTCGAAA actTCAGTTTGCCAAATCCGGCATTCTGCGTGAAGAAGGATTCCTTACACCAGACAAATATGATTCCGAGGCACTTAAACTCTGGTTGCCTATAGCTCGTCAAGTTAAAGGTCTGGATCTGGACACTGCAAAATATATTTTGGCTAACATTGGGGATCATTTCTGTCAGTTGGTCATGCAAGAGAAAGATGTTATAGCATCAATAGAGCCACAta aAGAAATTGCATGGAAACGTGCTGTGAAAGGTGTCCGTGATATGTGTGATGTATGCGAAACAACTCTTTTCAATATCCATTGGGTTTGTCCAAAGTGTGGCTTTGGTGTGTGCCTTGATTGCTATAGGATAAAGAAGAGCAGAAAAAATGATG GTAAAAGGACAGATGTGTTCTCATGGATGAAATGTATGAAAGGCCAGCAGCATGAAGCAGAAAACCTCATGCCAACGCAAATTATTCCTggaacag cactgtATGATATTGGGGACATTGTTCACTCTGTAAGAGGAAGATGGGGAATAAAAGCCAACTGCCCATGTGCAAACAGACACAAGCTGAGTCAAAAGCCAActgtgaaagaagagaagcaaatG AATTTACCAGTAACTCCAGTGTCTTCTTCATTGGCAACTCGGCTACACAATCTAACTGATGCTCTTACAATGCCTTCTACAAGCTACGCATGTACAGATGCTTCTGCCACATTCAAAAGCACTGCTGTCCAGAACCTAAATCCTTTCAGCTGGATAAATGAAATTGCAAGTCagaatttaaacaaagaaaataaag AAAAAGCACTTCAGTTACCTGCTGTTCCAAGTGAGCTAAGAAAAAACAGCTTACTCTCTGCTTTCACCACTCCACTTATCAAGTCTTCATCAACACTCCAGACTTTCAACTCTTCTATTTTGACACCGGTTACAAATAACTCTGGCAGTCTAAGAAGCCTATTGAATGGAGAAAAG AGTAACAGTGGTTCTAAAAGTACACCAAAGGTTCTAGATGACATCTTTGCTTCTATAGTCCAAAGCAAAGCGATCACTGaagccaacaaaaaaaaagagtcgACCGAAGCTCCAAAGCCAGTCATTCTGAATCCCATTGTGGTGAGTGCAGAGGTACCCCACATTTGGCTCTGTGATGGTCGCCTACTTTGCCTGCAGGACCCTactcacaaaaataactggaacaTTTTCCGAGAATGCTGGAAACAAGGAcag cctGTTATTGTATCTGGCATGCACCATATATTAAATGAAGAAATATGGAAGCCAGAAACTTTCTACCATGAATTTGGAGAACAGGAGGCAGAGCTTGTCAACTGTCGAACTAGTTCAGTTATTGCTGGAGCAACAGTGGGAGACTTCTGGCATGGCTTTGAAGATTTATCAA agCGTCTTAAGTCAAGGGATGGTGAAGCTATGGTTTTAAAATTGAAAGATTGGCCTCCAGGGGATGATTTTAAAGATATGATGCCCTCTCG TTTTGAGGATCTTATGAGCAAAATACCCCTACCAGAATATACCAGAAGAGATGGGAAGTTGAACTTGGCATCTAGGCTTCCTGAATATTTTGTTCGCCCTGATTTGGGCCCAAAGATGTACAATGCATATG gttTAATAACTGACGAAGACAGAAAATACGGCACAACAAACCTTCATCTGGATGTGTCTGATGCAGCTAACATCATGGTCTATGTGGGAATCCCAAAAGGAGAAATTAATCATGAAAAAG AGGTTTTACAAACCATAAAAGATGGTGATGTTGATGATCTGACCTTAAAGCGCTATATAGAAGGGAAAGAGAAGCCTGGAGCCCTATGGCACATATATGCTGCAAGAGATACAGACAAAATTCGACAACTTCTCATAAAG GTTGCAGAGGAGCAAGGTCAAGAGAACCCCCCAGATCATGATCCAATTCATGATCAAAGCTGGTATCTTGACAGACCCCTACGAAAACGACTCTTTCAAGAATATGGTGTACAGGGCTGGGCTATTGTGCAGTTTCTAGGTGATGTTGTCTTTATACCAGCTGGAGCTGCTCATCAG GTGCATAACTTGTACAGTTGCATCAAAGTTGCTGAAGATTTTGTATCGCCAGAGCATGTAAAACACTGCTTCCGTCTTACTCAGGAATTTAGATACCTCTCTAATACTCACACCAACCATGAAGATAAACTTCAG GTGAAAAATGTTATCTATCATGCTGTGAAGGATGCTGTGGGAATTTTAAAAGCACACGAGTCAAGCATGAGCAAAACCTGA